A stretch of DNA from Dioscorea cayenensis subsp. rotundata cultivar TDr96_F1 chromosome 4, TDr96_F1_v2_PseudoChromosome.rev07_lg8_w22 25.fasta, whole genome shotgun sequence:
atttttatttttatatctcgATCAAATATTTAACCTGAGCTATTtgaatgttcttttttttatcctGGCAGAATGGAGAAGTCGAGGAAACAATAACAGGGCCAAGAAAATTTTGCAGAGTTAAGAAGGCCAATCAGAATTCTAATTCAATTTTATTCAGCTGCTTTATTCTCTCAAGAGTTCCTTACCAAGTGCATAGTTTCTAGTATCATATGATTGCTGTTTCACATCACACAATAATTCTTTGGATTAGCTTTCTTGTTTGGAGAAGTAGTTGTCTTGTAGGTAATGTTTCATGAGTAACCAATATGCATTTTGTTTCTAGTgtacataataatataatattctaTTTGACATTTCCTAGCCCATTAAACACTTCTAATAATTGGATCATTTTTTTTGGTGCATATGAAGGCTGGAGATGCTGCAAAGGTTggctagaagataagaaaatattttaactcTCTATGATTAAAGCTGTTTTACTGAATACTCCTTGTCATATTAGTCTAGGATTGTCATCCTTTAGGTTATTAAATGCTTGCCTTGCCATGGAGAGATTTTGTTTTAAGATGTTTGTCTTTAAGATTTCCCAAAACCTCATTTTAAGGTATCTAAGAATCTtagaaatgaaatatttatttaaccaGTGCAATAATTCTTTGATTCGctcatgttcttttttatttgttaatattgttcGGTAACTAATTTTTCAGTCTGGTGTGTATTCCAGCATAATCAGGAGAGTTTTGTGCAtgtgataataaatttttaggggTATGTGTGCAAAACAACCATATGTTTTgacaaaaaacattaattatatgaaaatgacTAAACAGAAAGCCAATCACATTTATACCacagaaaaaaattaagtacgTTTATATGTTCACCGTCCTCGAACAAAAGTCAACTTAAAAAGCATTAAATGATAAAACTAGTGTTAAAGACCTTTAGCGTTTTCCTATATTATTGTCTTTTGACTTGCAACTCATAAATTAGCAAGTATTTTACAGGTCATTAGTTCTAAAAGTTATAAAAGGGACAGTGGTGAATTAATACAGCAAGCCAAGATTttgttgccttttttttttttttcatatttaaattttttaaaaaatactaaaatggtctttatttaaaaagttttctAAAAGGACGGTGATGAGGTACTGCACTAAGAAAAGGTTTTATtggcttttattttaatttttatttcaattaaaaaaattaaccaaattgaGTTTCAAATCCActgctaattatttttttgatctaTTAGTATTGAGTTTTTTATATAaggtgtttatatttttattaaaaaaaaagttcaaactTTATATGAGTTAAAACAGTAATTTTATATCTATGCATATTCTGGCACATGActtgttaatattttttcacaaataaaaaaaaattaaattcattatatttttttactgatCAATAATTCTTGAACTTCGGTGGTTCTCACCGTCAAAGCAGAAATGTTAGACCCTAAAAATTCAAAGGTTGTCAATATTTGCTCACTGTTTACTGcccatatttgaaaaataaatcaaccacataaaataaaaaagaagaagaagaaaaaaaaaaaattaaattattgaattttctcCCATTTTAAAGTTGTCACCAAAATCATTTTCACCGAAAGTTAGGGTGTTCCAGCCTAGCAACCTCCTCATCCGATAACACGTGTCATCTAATTAGACGATGTACTGACATCACCATCACCCACACCCCACTGACGTCATCTCACGTGTGCACACTCCCCAGGTCGTCTCCTCTCCCCCCTTTCCCCCCTTTATATATCATTCCTTTAGTCCCACTCTCtcagatctctctctctctctctctctctctctctctcattcatgGCTTCAGATCCTCAAGACCCTAACGATCCCCGCGGCGAGGTCCACCATTTGGGCCTCGGCTCCTCGTCGTCATCATCTTCCTTCTTCGGATCCGATGACAGCCGGAGCACCACCAGCTCCGGCGAGATCCCGCCGACGGAGCTGTGCTTCGGGGCGGTGGCTTGGGGATCGGCGTCGACGATCGGGCGACGGAGAGAGATGGAGGACGCCGTCGCCGTCGCACCTGATTTCGTTTCCATCCCTTGCTGCCACGTCGGAGGCTGCGCGGCGGAGCCGCCGTCCGGTGAGAGCTCTGGCCCTCGCTTCTTCGGCGTCTATGACGGCCATGGTGGTTCTCAGGTGCGTTGACTTCCTCCAAGTCTTCATCATCTTAACGGGTCGGATTTATACTTCTTGTAGGATCCGATATCAAACTCTCCCTCTGTGTATATGTCCCTTTTAAATagctaaattattattattattatttttaaaaaaaattgataaacgGAAATAGCTAAGttattgtgtttattttctttcgctgtttttttagaaaaataaaataaaataattgaaaaaattgattGAAACTGAAATAGttgatattttttgtattttgtattttttatttttgcgtTTGTACCCTTATAAAAAGTTGATATTGCATGCAGATTGTacctttttggttttatttattgagTGAGTAATTTAAAACTTTCCTCAATGATTAAAGTACTCTGTCCTATCAGATATATGACTtttgagatttatatatatatatatatatatatatttcaccaGTTTTTATAAAGGgggttatatatgaaaaatacatgCAAGATATTTGAGCAATTTCAGAATTTTCAAAGGAtgtcaaagtaaaaaaaaaatgaaaaatagtactgataatttttctctaaattttcaGGTGGCGAAGTATTGCGCTGAGAGAGTTCATGAAGTAGTTGCAGAGTTGTGGAAGAAGGGCAGTGATGGAGAAGGGTGGCAAAGGAGGTGGGAGATGGCTTTCTCTGATGGTTTTGACAGGGTTGATAATGAAGTAATAGCGGAGGGAGTGGCCTCTGATATAGTTGGATCCACTGCTCTGGTAGTGCTTGTCTCTGGTTGTCAGATTATTTCTTCTAACTGTGGAGATTCCAGAGCTGTTCTTTGCCGTGGAGATCAAACTATCCAGTTAACCATTGATCATAAGGTCTTATTACtgaaaccttaaaaaaaaagctcTTCTTGTCAAAGTTTgactttttttatcatttagttTTGATGAATGTGGCATTACTTTTTAATGCATTCTGCTTTGATTGCAAAGGTGATTTAGTTTTAGTGTTGAGAAGATGTGTAGTTGCTTATTTGTTGCCCTTTGTAATGCTTATTCTTTTGCAGAGTGATTCGAACCAGAGGAAATATCATTTAATTGCCTCCTCTATGTGTTTATAGATTATTTTTGAGTACTCTGCTTTGATTTATGAAGATTTTAGAACCTTGCAGTGATTTAGTTTTAGAGTTTTGATGAGAATATGCAATTGTCTATTTAGTGGTCTCTTTTCCATAGAGTGAGTGAAGTAGCTTAATCTTAGAATTATGATGAACCAAATGAATGGTACCTTGTTTTGATTAtttccctttctttctttcttttgtttttttggttaaaaaccCTCTAATGAGTTCCTGGGCATCTCAGCCTATCCACAAGTTATTCTTATATTCTCCCTTGTCCTTTGTACAGTACATAACTTCTTTACTGATATATATTGTAACTATTTCACTGAAGTTTAGTAAATCTTGTATGGGGATTATGTCATCTTGGAGGGATACCTAAAAGCATATTGTTATCACTCATCAAATGAAGCAACTTTATTTTTCTGATCTCTTCTAGATGGTGAGATTTTGCACCTTGAATGTCCGCATTGTTAGTGGTCATTGTGCAAGTTAATATGGTGCCAAGTAATTCTAAAGTTATACATGATAAATGATCAAAACTACCTCCTCCATTATTCTTTATTGCTTCTTACAGTGAATCTTGCAGCCTGATAGAGAGGATGAACGTGAAAGAATTGAAAGAGAAGGTGGAAGAGTCATCAACTGGAAAGGACCCAGGGTTTTGGGAGTTCTTGCCATGTCCAGATCCATAGGTATTGTTTCTCCTCTTTGTGTCCCTCTTATCTGTTAAACTTATTCTTGAATATTTGATCTTGATaatttgcattttaattttaatggcATTTAACTACTATTGACAACGAAATTGCAAATGAGTCAAGGCACAATAATTAGATACCCTTCCTTTTTGAGGCAACAATCATTAAGatcacaaaaaattataaaagagcTTCTGATGATCTTTTGccatacattatattttggtattatattttcaaatcaGCAGAATCTATCAGAACTTGTTTTTAGACTAACATGGTGTGATAATATTTGCACTGATACTAATAATCATCATTTTAGATTAGCTTCATAGAATTAGTCTTACTAGCCAAATTGCAAAAGATTCGAAACCACAGATAATTCATTTCCCTTCTTTTTGAGGCAGCAATCAACAAATTATCACATGTTTTTGAGTAATCTAGGCATTTCAGTACAATGCATTAGGGGTTGTTCTATGACTTTAAATGGTTGCTAGTTTACAGAGTAACCTTCTATTCCTTCAGGTGACCGATATATGAGACCTTGGATTATTCCGGTGCCAGAGATTAGTTTTCTCTCTCGAAGCTCTGACGATGAGTGCTTGATCTTAGCAAGTGATGGTCTATGGGATGTGATGTCAAACCAAGAAGTTGGAGAGGTTGCATCCCGTCTTCTAAGACGACATCGGCAGAGAAGTTTAGCAAATGGCACATTATCATCTCCGGCAAAAGCAGTGGCTGATCATCTTGTCAAGCTAGCTCACCGTAAATTCAGCTCCGACAACATCTCTGTCATTGTAGTTGACTTAAAATCACGGAGTTCTAATCACCTGTAACATTGAACAGAGACCGAAGAGAAGAcatatccaaaaaaaaactcaaagacGCTGTGCATTAACTTGctccattttttaattttgtttgagaGATGATCTAAATTATGCTGGCAAAGTTGGGAGCTATAAAAGAGATGATGAACTTGATGCCTTGTTGATTCATTGCTATTATATTGTATTGCTGTTGTTCTTCAAGACATGTTGTTGGTCATTACCTTGCTAATTTATGTATctcattttcattaatttgatcatcaaagatttcttgttttatgtaatcttttagtttgttttttggtttcatTTTGAAGGTATGAAGTATATTTGGTTGCTTTCAACCATCACTTCTCACCATTTTCTCATTATACTTTATTTCTGAGAGATTTTATTTTAGGCGAATGAACAAGTTTAAAATAAGATTtgcattttgaaaattttatccTTTCAACCAAAGGTTTTGCATGCTAACAGAGCAAatactgtatttttttttttaaatgttggaTAAACTATTCACAATATGTCGCAAATAATGTATTTGTACTAACAGCAtgtagtattttattttttcacataaattttaaaaaaaaattatttttgtttttaacacaaaaacttttttttttttttttttttttttttttgataaaagtggataaactacatTCATTAATAAACCAATGTTACAAAAGATACAACACTGAAATTCAGACCCACCAGCAATGGGAGAGAACCAAAACAAAGGCACcaacaaacatacaacaatgaGAGCCCCCTACAGAACAGGGGTCTCCTCACGAAACAAACAACAGAGCTAAACTTCTCCCGTTGAAGAGATATGCTCCGCAGG
This window harbors:
- the LOC120257845 gene encoding probable protein phosphatase 2C 6 — translated: MASDPQDPNDPRGEVHHLGLGSSSSSSSFFGSDDSRSTTSSGEIPPTELCFGAVAWGSASTIGRRREMEDAVAVAPDFVSIPCCHVGGCAAEPPSGESSGPRFFGVYDGHGGSQVAKYCAERVHEVVAELWKKGSDGEGWQRRWEMAFSDGFDRVDNEVIAEGVASDIVGSTALVVLVSGCQIISSNCGDSRAVLCRGDQTIQLTIDHKPDREDERERIEREGGRVINWKGPRVLGVLAMSRSIGDRYMRPWIIPVPEISFLSRSSDDECLILASDGLWDVMSNQEVGEVASRLLRRHRQRSLANGTLSSPAKAVADHLVKLAHRKFSSDNISVIVVDLKSRSSNHL